Proteins co-encoded in one Oculatellaceae cyanobacterium genomic window:
- a CDS encoding TIGR04376 family protein, translating to MGLFDDINRFLESRLEEFLRNNPHLELQALEEQLRQQEEDALRLIVDSQAQEKRVQEEILSTAQEIQRWHERVNKAKTAGRLDLAQAAQEREAALLRQGNQLWGKMQGLKERIEKAKELQRQISIRRQEVGAKAKQAQAERAAQTKTTETTGWNFPASNSNSSGADALEEQFMRWEIDHDLDNLKRNLH from the coding sequence GTGGGGTTATTTGATGATATCAACCGTTTTTTAGAAAGTAGATTAGAGGAATTCTTACGAAATAATCCCCATTTAGAATTGCAGGCGCTAGAAGAACAATTACGACAGCAAGAAGAAGATGCGCTCAGGCTAATTGTAGACTCACAAGCCCAAGAAAAGCGGGTGCAAGAGGAAATTCTCTCTACAGCCCAAGAAATCCAACGCTGGCATGAACGAGTTAATAAAGCGAAGACAGCAGGAAGACTTGATTTAGCCCAAGCAGCCCAAGAACGAGAAGCAGCCTTGCTGCGTCAGGGAAATCAACTTTGGGGAAAAATGCAAGGACTTAAAGAGCGAATTGAGAAAGCCAAGGAACTACAACGTCAAATATCTATTCGTCGTCAAGAGGTAGGAGCAAAAGCCAAGCAAGCTCAGGCAGAGCGTGCTGCTCAAACTAAAACTACGGAAACTACGGGTTGGAATTTTCCTGCCAGTAATAGCAATTCTAGTGGCGCAGATGCCTTAGAGGAACAATTCATGCGTTGGGAAATTGATCATGATTTGGATAATTTGAAGCGCAATTTGCACTAA